The Eremothecium gossypii ATCC 10895 chromosome IV, complete sequence genome contains a region encoding:
- the MSC6 gene encoding Msc6p (Syntenic homolog of Saccharomyces cerevisiae YOR354C (MSC6)), with amino-acid sequence MLFSRASKIRVSQLMRRLQSTAVGRAASRPEMLQLEAKLADVMKDKKDLGRVMAALRETVQGVVESGGLSDRTLLRSNSVTNDLGKLLEQSNKQLRGEIETDTVPPTPYEILVTLVDLKLARRTHYEQVMQYLLANGDAEAALGVWVKYLEFVAQMPQREGAEETYVMAYASIAYFFLGAADVDVLLQLLNREAGQYKDIPLFRIEQLQSQIGLSESNLTKVRENLAAIHKQLLVDKKGYFLDVILPECYYPLLHSYYKRYSDLEGLVDEDLAAGFMINFSRIGKHTLAMKCYNDAVKKAGGKPGVVLKNALLTVVARMGETAINRVNATRRIEAVWNSYFREDDVIDVSSYKALLNALIILKRFDKVQSVWELDIPEELKKDHTLLQTYLEGCAHRTNVSLPELLKQLPEAVTDVNLANAVLLKMANTSGSASMFDSFYDKTFKGPGSLRPTPLTLATRLLMGYATASDPAKFNFFDHTPIPRTMKNAVAEEFLKICSDSEAIKRFYESSKASLKLDVFSSRRVGKIIEASFNIGDWKTAEAIFKDHITTSNAKSQINVHTLLPLIAGFSNLILRNNEPSFLSKLDTYWQLASRVYKTIPFEFLNKTATAVASLCLKEAKLTDEHYNFINAVVMSELARSKKDHGYVLNARIYHSITKDQKISVPPELL; translated from the coding sequence ATGCTATTCTCCAGGGCGTCCAAGATACGCGTGTCGCAGCTGATGCGCCGGCTGCAGTCAACGGCGGTAGGCAGGGCTGCTTCCAGACCGGAgatgctgcagctggaggCAAAACTGGCGGATGTCATGAAGGACAAGAAAGATCTCGGGCGCGTAATGGCGGCACTGCGGGAGACAGTGCAGGGCGTAGTCGAATCAGGAGGATTGTCTGACCGGACGCTATTGCGCTCCAATTCGGTGACCAATGACCTGGGAAAGCTGCTCGAACAGTCAAacaagcagctgcgcgGTGAAATAGAAACAGACACAGTGCCTCCGACTCCATACGAGATTTTAGTTACATTAGTGGACTTGAAACTTGCCCGGCGGACTCATTACGAGCAGGTTATGCAGTATTTGCTTGCCAATGGCGATGCGGAGGCCGCTCTAGGCGTGTGGGTAAAGTACCTTGAATTCGTGGCCCAGATGCCGCAGAGGGAGGGCGCCGAGGAAACATATGTGATGGCCTATGCATCCATCGCGTATTTCTTTTTGGGTGCTGCGGACGTTGACGTTTTGTTGCAGCTACTGAACAGGGAAGCAGGACAGTATAAAGACATTCCTCTATTCAGAATCGAGCAGCTTCAGTCGCAGATAGGACTCTCAGAGTCGAACCTGACGAAGGTGCGCGAAAATTTGGCGGCAATCCATAAGCAGCTACTTGTGGATAAGAAGGGCTACTTTCTGGACGTAATCTTGCCGGAGTGCTATTATCCTCTACTACATTCCTACTACAAGCGCTATTCTGATCTTGAAGGCCTAGTAGACGAAGACTTAGCAGCAGGGTTCATGATTAACTTTTCGCGTATTGGGAAACACACCCTAGCGATGAAGTGCTATAATGATGCTGTTAAGAAAGCTGGTGGAAAGCCTGGAGTAGTGTTGAAGAATGCCCTGCTTACTGTCGTTGCCCGTATGGGGGAAACAGCCATTAATAGAGTGAATGCCACTCGAAGAATCGAGGCTGTCTGGAATTCTTACTTTAGAGAGGATGATGTTATTGACGTTTCCTCATATAAAGCCTTGCTAAATGCTTTGATTATATTGAAGCGGTTTGACAAAGTCCAGAGTGTCTGGGAGCTTGATATTCCAGAGGAATTGAAGAAGGACCATACACTACTGCAGACCTATCTAGAAGGATGCGCTCATCGCACCAACGTTTCCTTGCCTGAACTTTTGAAGCAGCTTCCTGAGGCGGTTACGGACGTCAACTTGGCGAACGCAGTGTTGTTAAAAATGGCGAACACGAGTGGAAGTGCGTCTATGTTCGATTCCTTCTACGATAAGACATTTAAGGGCCCGGGCTCTCTAAGGCCAACCCCATTGACTTTGGCGACTCGTCTCTTGATGGGTTATGCCACTGCTTCCGATCCTGCCAAGTTCAACTTCTTTGACCATACTCCGATACCTCGCACGATGAAGAACGCTGTCGCAGAAGAATTTTTGAAAATTTGTTCCGATAGCGAGGCCATTAAACGTTTCTATGAATCTTCGAAGGCTTCTCTGAAACTCGACGTGTTCAGTTCTCGTCGCGTGGGGAAAATCATCGAGGCATCGTTTAACATTGGGGACTGGAAGACAGCCGAAGCTATCTTTAAGGACCACATAACCACGTCGAACGCCAAATCGCAAATCAATGTACACACGTTGCTACCGCTGATTGCAGGGTTCTCGAACCTAATTTTGCGTAACAATGAGCCAAGTTTCCTTTCCAAGTTGGATACTTATTGGCAACTGGCGTCGAGAGTTTACAAGACAATACCCTTCGAATTTCTCAACAAGACCGCGACCGCCGTTGCCTCGCTGTGTCTAAAGGAAGCTAAGCTTACCGATGAGCATTACAATTTCATTAATGCAGTCGTTATGTCCGAGCTTGCAAGATCTAAAAAAGATCATGGGTACGTTCTAAACGCCAGAATTTACCATAGTATTACTAAAGATCAAAAAATTAGCGTTCCGCCGGAATTGTTGTAA